A genomic stretch from Spirochaetota bacterium includes:
- a CDS encoding outer membrane lipoprotein-sorting protein → MKKNLILCMLITAIFLWIVPLAYSEDGHQIMLKNYNLDEGRDQKADLTMELIKKNGKKRVREVTYWKLERGDEDKSLMYFRKPVSDKGTAFLTWEHKDKDDDQWLYLPALKRIRRISAAEKHKSFMGTDFSYNDMAPPHPDEFVHRLLGEERVDEKECYLVESIHKTYTGDAAYKNKKKYQYSQMISYIRKDNYMLIKARFFDKKGRESKEFHAQDIKQIDGIWTSLVMEMKKLKTGHRTVLTTTDIKYNTGIGDKFFSQRELKKRR, encoded by the coding sequence ATGAAAAAAAATCTTATATTATGCATGCTGATAACTGCAATCTTTTTATGGATAGTCCCATTAGCGTACAGTGAGGACGGCCATCAGATCATGCTCAAAAACTACAATCTGGACGAGGGCAGGGATCAGAAAGCAGACCTTACTATGGAACTCATCAAGAAGAACGGTAAAAAGAGGGTACGAGAGGTAACTTACTGGAAGTTAGAACGTGGGGATGAAGACAAAAGCCTCATGTACTTTCGTAAACCTGTATCAGATAAAGGAACTGCCTTCCTCACCTGGGAGCACAAGGATAAGGACGATGACCAATGGCTGTATCTGCCTGCATTAAAGAGAATAAGGAGAATATCTGCTGCGGAAAAACATAAATCCTTTATGGGTACAGACTTCTCTTATAATGATATGGCGCCTCCACATCCGGATGAATTTGTACATAGACTTTTAGGTGAAGAAAGGGTGGATGAGAAAGAGTGCTATTTAGTAGAGAGCATACACAAGACCTATACAGGTGACGCAGCCTATAAGAATAAAAAGAAATATCAATACTCCCAAATGATATCCTACATTCGCAAGGATAACTATATGCTCATAAAGGCCAGATTTTTCGACAAAAAGGGGCGTGAATCCAAAGAGTTCCACGCACAGGATATAAAACAGATAGATGGAATATGGACAAGTCTGGTAATGGAGATGAAGAAGCTTAAAACCGGTCATCGAACTGTGCTGACAACAACAGACATCAAATATAATACAGGCATAGGTGATAAGTTTTTCAGCCAGAGAGAATTGAAGAAAAGACGTTAG
- a CDS encoding 2Fe-2S iron-sulfur cluster-binding protein: protein MIKLQVDNMEIEADEGSSLLWTCLDNGIYIPNLCNLKEMDNPPASCRLCFVEVEGEREPVTSCSIRVKDGMIVKTDTPQVRRLQRTAFELLLSSHNIECRVCPANKRCELQRIAKFLHVPLKQKRIELLDRKIKPEADHPFLEYHPHKCVLCGKCIYICTKLHKHPYLTFAKRGLDMLISFYGETDPDSIPCGKCYKCVDICPVAALTKRSDI, encoded by the coding sequence ATGATCAAGCTTCAAGTTGACAACATGGAGATAGAGGCGGATGAGGGCTCAAGCCTCTTATGGACATGTCTGGATAATGGGATATATATCCCCAACCTCTGCAACCTAAAGGAGATGGATAATCCCCCAGCCTCATGCAGATTGTGCTTTGTTGAGGTTGAAGGCGAGAGAGAGCCTGTGACATCTTGTTCTATCAGGGTAAAAGATGGCATGATAGTTAAAACAGACACACCACAGGTAAGGCGACTGCAGAGAACAGCATTCGAACTACTCCTCTCTTCACACAATATCGAATGCAGGGTATGCCCAGCCAATAAGAGATGCGAATTACAGAGGATAGCAAAATTTCTGCATGTTCCACTTAAACAGAAGAGGATTGAGTTACTGGATAGAAAGATCAAACCAGAAGCAGACCACCCCTTCCTGGAATACCACCCTCACAAATGCGTCTTATGCGGCAAATGCATCTATATATGCACAAAATTGCATAAACATCCCTATTTAACCTTTGCAAAACGTGGCCTTGATATGTTAATAAGCTTTTACGGTGAAACTGATCCAGATAGCATCCCATGCGGAAAATGTTACAAATGCGTTGATATCTGTCCTGTGGCCGCACTTACCAAGAGAAGCGATATATAA
- a CDS encoding DUF1302 family protein codes for MLKRILVFIFSLCICLVIRYSYAEYNLSGRVLHDSRILKGRGIYAENSRGEFTKSISRMEFRINRTDESGFSLMGELWATYDHLDSYADQFTEREDDTQRIDYDEFYIREAYISANIGPAELKIGKMLINWGRVDEINPIDIVNPEDFSEFYTIEKEERGIPILLADGLLYIGNFTLEAVWIPFFEPARMPTTGPWALKTFIDLQALLTPQQYASLDFSAKENEGKRDILNSETAARFSGLLGSLDFGLVFFYGFNDLPGLKTEVDDLGQPALVVTYRRFHGYGFDFAYSIAGYGFRGEALYRDKVLYPLSVSIVGFTNHTSSDIQSVLGIDKTFGDNFYVNVQLIYNRILDHTEDVLADEDLFMGMGTLEDLFFNDELKLGVGFFYGFNEADWLIFPYAEYRLTDNLKAESGVYIICGPDDSDIGQFDENDMVYLRASYSY; via the coding sequence ATGTTAAAGAGAATATTAGTTTTTATCTTCAGCCTATGCATATGCCTTGTAATCAGATATTCATATGCTGAATATAACCTATCGGGCAGGGTTCTTCATGACTCTCGTATTCTGAAAGGCAGGGGCATATATGCTGAAAACAGCAGGGGTGAGTTCACCAAGTCTATATCACGTATGGAGTTTAGAATAAACAGGACTGATGAGAGCGGGTTCAGCCTTATGGGGGAGTTATGGGCAACATACGATCATCTCGACTCATATGCTGATCAGTTTACCGAGAGGGAAGATGATACCCAGAGGATTGATTATGATGAGTTCTATATAAGGGAGGCATACATAAGCGCAAATATTGGTCCTGCGGAGTTAAAGATTGGCAAGATGCTCATTAACTGGGGAAGGGTGGATGAGATAAATCCAATTGATATAGTAAACCCGGAAGATTTTAGTGAGTTTTACACTATTGAAAAGGAAGAGAGGGGAATACCGATATTGCTTGCTGATGGTCTTCTTTACATTGGCAACTTTACACTTGAGGCCGTGTGGATACCTTTTTTCGAGCCCGCAAGAATGCCGACCACCGGCCCGTGGGCGCTAAAGACATTCATTGACTTACAGGCCTTATTGACGCCTCAACAGTACGCCTCGCTCGATTTCAGCGCGAAGGAGAATGAAGGCAAGCGGGATATTCTCAATTCCGAGACAGCGGCCCGCTTCTCCGGTCTATTGGGCTCGCTGGATTTCGGGCTGGTATTCTTCTATGGATTCAACGATCTCCCTGGTTTAAAAACAGAGGTAGACGATCTTGGCCAGCCTGCGTTAGTAGTTACATATCGTCGCTTTCATGGATATGGTTTTGACTTTGCCTACTCTATTGCGGGTTATGGGTTCAGAGGTGAGGCTCTTTATCGGGACAAGGTATTATACCCGCTGTCAGTTTCGATTGTTGGTTTCACCAACCACACCTCTTCGGATATTCAGAGCGTTCTTGGCATAGATAAGACCTTTGGGGATAATTTTTATGTGAATGTACAGTTGATATATAATCGAATTTTGGATCATACCGAAGATGTGTTAGCAGATGAGGATCTATTCATGGGCATGGGAACGCTGGAAGATTTATTCTTTAACGATGAGCTAAAGCTGGGAGTCGGGTTCTTCTATGGTTTTAATGAAGCAGACTGGTTGATTTTTCCGTATGCGGAATATCGTCTGACTGATAATCTGAAGGCAGAATCGGGTGTATATATCATATGCGGGCCGGATGATTCTGACATAGGCCAGTTTGATGAGAATGATATGGTCTATTTGAGGGCTAGTTATTCTTATTAG
- a CDS encoding NADH-quinone oxidoreductase subunit NuoF has protein sequence MRLRGNGRREKGRREKVSKVTQIDKGNAESNFASIKTLAVKRLNDIESKDIPRIYIGTATCGRASGSLETKTAFEETLKERGINALIIPVGCIGHCYAEPLVIIHNPGFPPICYYEVTPGKAKLLVKSFLEKGDPLFEYVLGAMEEDEMIPSVMDSPRFNMEKRIVMQDCGIINPEDIYDYISREGYSSLEKALSMRPEEIIDEVKVSGLRGRGGAGFPAGRKWELAKNAKGDKRVVICNADEGDPGAYMDRTILESNPHQVLEGIAICAYAIEAEEAFVYVRTEYPLAVEMIKRAISQAEEINLLGRQILGTGFSLDISVFQGSGAFVCGEETALIQSIEGKRGMPHHRPPYPVTRGLWGLPTVINNVKTLATIPHILKNGGKWHSRIGTDNSSGTAIFSIVGNVTHPGLVEIPMGVTIRSLIFDTCGGIPGKKGFKAVQIGGPSGGCLPEGFLDTPIDFDSLTEAGAMMGSGGMVVMDEDSCVVDISKYFLEFTQNESCGKCTFCRIGTKHLLNILERLTKGEGKDGDIELLESLSMDIKKGSICGLGKTAPNPVLTSLKYFFDEYEAHLKEKRCPALKCRALIAFYIDLDKCARGCDACVGSCPVEAIFTTKSRKKAIDQTLCVKCGECVTACPDEYNAVKKVSPPELAPIIERPEEATKGNE, from the coding sequence ATGAGATTGAGAGGGAACGGGAGGAGAGAGAAAGGAAGAAGAGAGAAGGTGAGCAAAGTGACCCAGATTGATAAGGGAAATGCAGAGAGTAATTTCGCTTCAATAAAAACTCTAGCAGTAAAGCGCTTAAATGATATAGAGAGTAAAGACATTCCTCGCATCTATATAGGCACCGCCACATGCGGAAGGGCATCGGGTTCATTGGAGACAAAAACAGCCTTTGAAGAGACGCTAAAGGAGAGGGGGATCAACGCCCTCATCATCCCAGTGGGATGCATAGGGCACTGCTATGCTGAGCCGCTTGTTATTATTCATAACCCTGGATTTCCACCCATATGCTATTATGAGGTTACCCCAGGAAAAGCCAAGCTTCTGGTAAAGTCCTTTTTGGAGAAGGGTGATCCGCTCTTTGAGTATGTCCTCGGCGCAATGGAAGAAGATGAAATGATACCATCGGTTATGGATTCACCCCGCTTTAATATGGAAAAGAGGATTGTGATGCAGGATTGCGGCATCATCAATCCTGAGGATATCTATGATTATATATCAAGGGAAGGCTACTCCTCCCTTGAAAAGGCCCTATCAATGAGACCAGAGGAGATAATCGATGAGGTAAAGGTATCAGGCCTTAGGGGAAGGGGTGGTGCAGGCTTCCCTGCGGGTCGAAAGTGGGAATTGGCCAAAAATGCAAAGGGAGATAAAAGGGTGGTAATCTGTAATGCTGACGAGGGTGATCCCGGGGCATATATGGATAGAACGATCCTGGAAAGCAATCCCCATCAGGTACTTGAAGGCATCGCAATCTGCGCCTATGCCATTGAGGCAGAAGAGGCATTTGTCTATGTCAGAACAGAATATCCCCTGGCTGTGGAGATGATTAAAAGAGCGATCAGTCAAGCGGAGGAGATTAATCTATTGGGAAGGCAAATCCTTGGCACAGGATTTAGTCTGGATATTTCAGTCTTTCAGGGCTCAGGAGCCTTTGTATGTGGAGAAGAGACAGCCCTTATCCAATCAATTGAAGGGAAAAGGGGGATGCCTCATCATCGCCCACCCTACCCTGTCACAAGAGGGCTATGGGGCCTGCCTACGGTTATAAACAATGTTAAAACTCTCGCCACTATACCACACATCTTGAAGAACGGCGGGAAATGGCACAGTAGGATTGGCACTGATAATAGTTCAGGTACAGCGATATTCTCCATTGTTGGGAATGTTACACATCCGGGTCTGGTTGAAATCCCTATGGGGGTCACTATCAGGTCACTTATATTCGACACATGCGGCGGCATCCCGGGGAAAAAGGGCTTTAAGGCTGTGCAGATCGGCGGGCCCTCGGGGGGGTGTCTGCCAGAGGGTTTCCTCGATACACCTATCGATTTTGATTCCCTGACAGAAGCTGGCGCTATGATGGGATCCGGCGGCATGGTTGTAATGGATGAGGATTCATGCGTGGTAGATATTTCCAAGTACTTTCTCGAGTTTACCCAGAATGAGTCATGCGGGAAATGCACCTTCTGCAGAATAGGCACAAAACATCTCCTGAATATTTTAGAACGCCTAACTAAGGGCGAGGGCAAGGATGGAGATATTGAATTATTAGAGTCTCTTAGCATGGATATAAAGAAGGGCTCTATCTGTGGCTTAGGTAAAACTGCTCCCAATCCTGTATTGACATCCCTAAAATACTTTTTTGATGAATATGAGGCTCATCTAAAGGAGAAGCGATGCCCGGCATTAAAATGCAGAGCATTGATAGCATTCTATATAGATTTAGACAAATGCGCAAGAGGCTGTGATGCATGCGTCGGAAGCTGTCCGGTTGAGGCAATATTTACGACTAAAAGCAGAAAGAAGGCTATTGATCAAACCCTCTGCGTCAAATGCGGGGAATGCGTAACCGCTTGCCCTGATGAATATAATGCTGTTAAGAAGGTCTCTCCACCAGAACTCGCTCCAATAATAGAGAGACCAGAGGAAGCGACAAAAGGGAACGAATAA
- the nuoE gene encoding NADH-quinone oxidoreductase subunit NuoE, which yields MLNDIAARLASYKSQRSNLIAILQMIQEKYSYLSPKSIEMVAKHIGISTCEVYGVATFYNQFRFNPPGRHQIKVCLGTACHVRGGDIILENFERKLEIQAGETTPDREFSVEKVACVGCCALAPVAVVDEKVQGNISPSKVEGIILGYEIEREREERERKKREGEQSDPD from the coding sequence ATGCTTAATGATATAGCAGCTAGGCTTGCCTCCTATAAATCCCAGAGGAGCAATCTTATAGCTATTCTGCAGATGATCCAGGAGAAATACTCATACCTATCGCCAAAGTCCATTGAGATGGTGGCAAAGCATATAGGAATTTCGACCTGTGAGGTCTATGGTGTAGCCACGTTCTATAATCAATTTCGCTTTAATCCCCCGGGCAGACATCAGATCAAGGTCTGCCTCGGAACAGCTTGTCATGTGCGGGGCGGGGATATTATACTGGAAAATTTCGAGAGGAAGCTTGAAATCCAGGCAGGCGAGACCACACCTGATAGAGAATTCAGTGTTGAGAAGGTAGCCTGCGTGGGATGCTGCGCCCTAGCTCCAGTGGCTGTAGTTGACGAGAAGGTTCAGGGCAACATCTCTCCAAGCAAGGTGGAGGGGATTATCCTAGGATATGAGATTGAGAGGGAACGGGAGGAGAGAGAAAGGAAGAAGAGAGAAGGTGAGCAAAGTGACCCAGATTGA
- a CDS encoding class I adenylate cyclase: protein MNQEDILKYKNEISKNKKNFQKYNITRLQKFTSSISNKSIIDLIDALPILIGDNQLGLPGYVNNFEPLGIYGYTPTERALHFIRTWFPTVHITNADNNNPLIEVFAIMGSAGSIAYNEESDIDFWICLDENRVGLQNINSLMNKLREIELWITENFNIETHFYLNDITKIRSDLFDTSEDSFSGKANGKLLKDEFYRSSILLSGKIPFWWVVPSGIDDKVYYKYLKVLDELEFNKDYVDFGNLYHIDKGDFLGGGIFQILKSLGNPFKSIIKIGIMERYLSDEDGENPLLCNIIKQNVQNVKLDMNHIDPYILMFNQVHDYYTKNINDNNLMMSSEILRMCFYIKIDPYLSKYSSSNPHDKKSQKIIKMSEYVRSWQWSKSKIEQMDNFRNWDITPINKFWNNITKQILNSYKRILSNIESQKLSQKFSNEEIKFITRKIHSSFSLSGNKIRQAVSFKDNPIEKNLIIESINKEGGEVSWLLSKGFKSGKGGSERLIIHKEPALIALLAWISMNRMFQKDYSRVDIKSRYHLLDSGFVRELMNELTLHFSIKRLNIQNKYFFDDPFPLLNFIIINLYSKYPKGIDDIFYLYHNSWGETIYEKYNNEIDISNILVKLLNGALNNRDDFERCVWLTSPSPYKSSKSFKGIKSLFKETYDLFISRKFEEWPEKRYITILGNNYTVFSFRKLKGKDKIISNVYDSELKMLYSLSNIIGRKNIIHIDPRHPELNYLRLIIDNYKEDTIQIYYQKERKYCYFFVSDEQGSIIFYRENSDRFIDYLTRLYIFSKNVISQVVKNNPNSSLGRVDKNIEIYELVRDVRNKCSITEKKPELEKNIFELEKMIMPFRISLEILDDREIGYRFSLPYGGETSPFKRSDTSKVAKDMLVYMDSVKGYNYYVTDVDLTALDLEIYKKATSFSFAEKNRFELVMESHLYSIKVE, encoded by the coding sequence ATGAACCAGGAAGATATACTCAAGTATAAAAATGAAATATCGAAAAATAAGAAAAACTTTCAGAAATATAACATTACTAGACTGCAAAAGTTCACCTCCTCTATTTCAAACAAAAGTATAATAGACCTAATAGATGCCTTGCCTATTCTAATAGGAGATAATCAATTAGGACTACCAGGGTATGTGAATAACTTCGAACCACTTGGTATTTATGGATATACGCCTACTGAAAGGGCCTTACATTTTATTAGAACATGGTTTCCAACTGTCCACATCACAAACGCTGATAATAATAATCCACTTATTGAGGTTTTTGCAATCATGGGAAGCGCCGGCAGCATTGCGTATAACGAAGAATCAGATATCGATTTCTGGATTTGCCTGGATGAAAACAGGGTTGGTTTGCAAAACATCAATTCCTTGATGAATAAGTTAAGGGAAATTGAACTATGGATAACTGAGAACTTTAATATTGAAACCCATTTTTATTTGAATGATATTACAAAAATTAGGAGTGATTTGTTTGATACCAGTGAAGATAGTTTTTCCGGAAAAGCCAATGGTAAATTGTTAAAGGACGAGTTTTATAGAAGCTCAATCCTTCTTAGTGGGAAGATACCATTCTGGTGGGTAGTGCCTAGTGGAATTGACGATAAAGTCTATTATAAATACCTCAAAGTATTAGATGAATTGGAATTCAATAAGGATTATGTTGATTTTGGAAATCTATATCATATAGATAAAGGGGATTTCCTTGGGGGTGGTATTTTCCAGATACTTAAATCATTGGGGAATCCCTTTAAATCAATAATAAAAATTGGCATTATGGAAAGATATCTCTCTGATGAGGATGGTGAAAATCCCTTGCTATGTAACATCATTAAGCAAAATGTACAGAATGTTAAACTTGATATGAATCATATTGACCCATACATACTCATGTTCAACCAAGTACATGATTATTATACAAAAAATATTAATGATAATAACTTAATGATGTCTTCAGAGATTTTAAGAATGTGTTTTTATATTAAGATTGATCCTTATCTTTCAAAATATTCTTCATCGAATCCTCATGATAAAAAATCGCAAAAGATAATAAAGATGTCAGAATATGTTAGAAGTTGGCAGTGGTCAAAATCGAAAATTGAACAGATGGATAACTTCAGGAACTGGGACATAACGCCTATTAATAAATTCTGGAATAATATAACAAAACAGATTCTCAATAGCTACAAAAGGATACTAAGCAATATAGAGAGCCAGAAGCTATCCCAAAAGTTTTCAAACGAAGAAATAAAATTTATTACCAGAAAGATACATTCCAGTTTTTCATTATCTGGCAATAAGATCAGACAGGCTGTTAGCTTTAAGGATAATCCAATTGAGAAGAATCTCATAATCGAATCCATTAATAAGGAGGGTGGCGAGGTAAGTTGGTTGTTATCCAAGGGATTCAAGTCAGGCAAGGGAGGTTCTGAGAGGTTAATTATTCACAAGGAGCCGGCCCTTATTGCACTTCTTGCTTGGATAAGCATGAATCGTATGTTTCAAAAAGACTATTCAAGGGTGGATATAAAGTCCAGGTATCATTTACTTGATTCAGGTTTCGTAAGGGAGCTTATGAATGAGTTAACACTGCATTTTTCAATCAAAAGGCTGAATATACAGAACAAGTATTTTTTTGATGATCCCTTTCCCCTGTTGAATTTTATAATAATAAATCTATACTCAAAATATCCTAAAGGAATAGATGATATTTTTTATCTATATCATAATAGCTGGGGTGAAACGATTTATGAAAAATATAATAATGAGATAGATATTTCGAATATTCTTGTAAAATTATTAAACGGTGCTCTGAATAACAGGGATGATTTTGAAAGATGTGTATGGCTTACCTCACCATCTCCGTATAAATCAAGCAAATCATTCAAGGGGATCAAATCCCTTTTTAAAGAAACCTATGATCTTTTTATTAGTCGTAAATTTGAAGAGTGGCCTGAAAAGAGATATATTACAATACTTGGCAACAATTATACTGTATTCTCCTTTAGAAAATTAAAGGGCAAGGATAAGATTATCAGCAATGTATATGATTCTGAGCTAAAGATGCTTTACAGCCTTTCCAATATTATTGGAAGAAAAAATATAATACATATTGATCCCAGACATCCAGAATTGAACTACTTAAGGTTAATTATTGATAATTATAAAGAAGATACCATTCAAATATATTACCAAAAGGAGAGAAAATATTGCTATTTCTTTGTCTCAGATGAACAGGGTTCAATAATTTTTTATAGAGAGAACTCAGATCGTTTTATTGACTATCTGACTCGATTATATATTTTTTCCAAAAATGTTATATCTCAGGTAGTAAAAAATAATCCTAATTCTTCGCTAGGCAGGGTGGATAAAAACATTGAGATCTATGAACTTGTAAGGGATGTGAGAAATAAATGTAGCATAACTGAGAAAAAGCCAGAACTTGAAAAGAATATCTTTGAACTTGAAAAAATGATTATGCCCTTTAGGATATCTTTGGAGATATTGGACGACCGAGAGATTGGATATCGCTTCTCCCTACCCTATGGGGGAGAGACTAGTCCATTCAAAAGATCAGATACTAGTAAAGTTGCTAAAGACATGTTGGTTTATATGGATAGTGTAAAGGGCTATAATTATTATGTCACAGATGTTGATCTTACAGCTCTTGATCTGGAAATCTATAAGAAAGCCACTTCCTTTAGCTTTGCTGAAAAAAACAGGTTTGAGCTTGTAATGGAGAGCCATTTGTATAGTATTAAAGTGGAGTAA
- a CDS encoding glycosyltransferase family 39 protein produces MINSINIIVKDNFVKCLIIVYFLLHIPHFILPLSGGHRWRQTTTASVSRNYVNESLYFFHPRIDVRGDKTGIAGMEFPFYNYLVSIIYQLLGSTWVGFGKSLSFVFAILSLLLLSKIVGYHENNSYVDRTSLNIFFVIISGLLSPYLFRFSSRFMPETLALFFSLLGFYYYYLYINDKSLRYYIVCWFCLTLGTLIRPYFIFFGLPILSRFLFFKGDPIRIRLLIGLLGFLILIPFYIWYYQYVPYLNNRYGIVYFNLGVYNYRDNLLLYLNPFMWMGLLNTIMKYYTEYVLFPFAIIGIYKYFRASYSSVNKKLEFFLKPVSQLLFVGILTLLLLPSIIGEYYILHYYYLAAIFPIFTIGIGYSLQLINIRYPIGYRVILSVISVIIFVSFFHTFRLDKDLILLKRILPEIEQNSKESDLFVVDDAGSSTYLFFINRKGWSVDFTSIKSESLLLEELIKYRDKGAKFAVIKDLDPGENLCGFRMLRLE; encoded by the coding sequence ATGATTAACTCAATTAATATTATTGTGAAGGATAATTTTGTAAAATGTTTAATAATTGTATATTTTTTATTGCATATACCTCATTTCATTTTACCACTATCCGGCGGTCATCGCTGGCGTCAGACAACAACAGCGTCAGTATCAAGGAATTATGTAAACGAATCGTTATATTTTTTCCATCCTAGAATCGATGTAAGGGGTGATAAAACGGGTATAGCTGGGATGGAATTCCCCTTTTATAATTATTTAGTGAGCATAATATACCAACTTTTAGGCTCTACATGGGTTGGTTTTGGGAAATCGCTCTCATTTGTTTTTGCAATTCTATCATTATTATTGTTATCAAAGATTGTCGGTTATCATGAGAATAATTCTTATGTAGATAGAACTAGTCTAAATATATTTTTTGTCATAATTTCTGGTCTTTTATCCCCCTATCTCTTTCGATTCAGTTCAAGGTTTATGCCGGAGACCCTTGCCTTGTTCTTTTCACTGCTAGGTTTTTACTACTATTATCTTTATATAAATGATAAAAGTCTTAGATATTATATTGTATGCTGGTTCTGTTTAACCCTAGGAACTCTAATTCGTCCATATTTTATCTTCTTTGGACTTCCAATACTAAGCAGGTTTCTATTTTTCAAGGGAGATCCAATCAGAATACGATTGTTGATAGGTCTTCTAGGATTCTTAATATTAATTCCCTTCTATATATGGTATTATCAATATGTGCCATATTTGAATAATAGATACGGTATAGTATACTTTAATTTAGGTGTGTATAATTATAGGGATAACCTATTACTATATCTTAATCCCTTTATGTGGATGGGATTGTTGAATACTATTATGAAGTATTATACTGAATATGTACTTTTTCCCTTTGCAATTATTGGAATATATAAATACTTTCGAGCTAGTTATTCATCAGTAAATAAGAAATTAGAATTTTTCTTGAAGCCGGTCTCGCAACTTCTTTTTGTTGGTATTCTTACCCTGTTACTCTTGCCATCAATCATAGGAGAGTACTACATTCTACATTATTATTACCTAGCAGCCATCTTTCCCATATTCACTATAGGTATAGGTTATAGCTTACAACTTATAAATATTCGATATCCTATAGGTTATAGAGTAATACTATCGGTTATATCTGTGATTATATTTGTAAGCTTTTTTCATACATTCAGATTGGATAAGGATTTAATACTATTAAAAAGGATCCTTCCTGAGATAGAGCAAAATAGCAAAGAAAGCGATCTTTTTGTTGTAGATGATGCTGGAAGCTCCACCTATCTATTTTTTATTAATAGAAAAGGATGGTCAGTTGACTTTACAAGTATAAAATCAGAAAGTCTATTACTCGAAGAGCTTATTAAATATAGGGATAAGGGCGCAAAATTCGCAGTAATTAAGGATCTGGATCCAGGCGAAAATCTATGCGGATTTAGAATGTTAAGACTGGAGTAA
- a CDS encoding carboxypeptidase N/E family protein: MIMRKNYIQGWLVTPFLIISVFFSQGCNPDEEILDNTIYPLPIYHSPETLEEYLLETNQKYPDITYLEPIGTSIEGRTIWGFVISDKPLDHELEPKIRLTGSIHGDENITTEVLIHMIEHITNGYYNNDQRIRAIVDNRYTVFIPMMNPDGVANESRYNANNVDLNRNFEVKWQNWNRHGQFPFSESESKSLKDYSLYMVFQLSLSFHSGAVLVNMPFDYASEHDGGDIPQEYDLICYLAKVYTTSGRFLETEGMLNSPNMDEGTINGGDWFIAYGTLQDWSYIDTGAIDFTVEITKNNPTNIEEINDIFELNRDSILSYIESAGIGIHGRVVDVSEGEVPVSATITIDAGDINTYSDAFGYYHRILLPGNYIITFTADGYEEYSKEIEITESSPLIEMDVVMEKNI, translated from the coding sequence ATGATAATGAGAAAGAACTATATCCAAGGATGGTTGGTGACACCTTTTCTTATTATTTCTGTCTTTTTTTCACAAGGGTGCAATCCAGATGAAGAAATATTAGATAACACTATTTACCCCCTTCCCATTTATCATTCACCAGAAACACTGGAAGAGTATTTACTTGAAACGAATCAAAAATATCCGGATATTACATATTTAGAACCTATAGGAACAAGTATTGAAGGAAGGACCATATGGGGATTTGTGATATCTGACAAGCCACTGGATCATGAATTAGAGCCAAAGATTAGATTAACAGGTTCAATACATGGGGATGAGAATATTACTACAGAGGTGCTTATTCATATGATAGAGCATATTACTAATGGCTATTATAATAACGATCAACGAATAAGGGCGATTGTTGATAACAGATATACAGTTTTTATACCTATGATGAATCCAGATGGAGTTGCCAATGAATCTAGATACAATGCTAACAACGTTGATTTAAACCGAAATTTTGAGGTAAAATGGCAAAACTGGAATAGACACGGCCAGTTCCCTTTTTCTGAGTCAGAGTCAAAATCTTTAAAGGATTACTCTCTTTATATGGTGTTCCAACTATCTTTATCATTTCATTCCGGCGCTGTGCTAGTTAATATGCCTTTTGACTATGCAAGTGAGCATGATGGTGGGGATATACCACAGGAATATGATCTAATATGCTACCTAGCCAAGGTATACACAACTTCAGGAAGATTTCTTGAAACCGAGGGAATGCTGAATTCGCCTAATATGGATGAAGGCACCATCAATGGTGGAGATTGGTTTATTGCATATGGTACTTTACAGGATTGGAGCTATATTGATACTGGGGCAATCGATTTTACAGTGGAGATAACCAAAAACAATCCCACAAACATTGAGGAGATAAATGATATCTTTGAATTGAACAGGGATTCAATCCTATCCTATATAGAATCCGCAGGAATTGGCATCCATGGCAGGGTCGTTGATGTCTCAGAGGGTGAGGTTCCTGTTTCTGCTACAATCACAATTGATGCAGGGGATATAAATACATATTCTGATGCCTTTGGCTATTACCACCGAATCCTGCTTCCAGGCAACTATATAATCACATTTACCGCTGATGGATATGAGGAATATTCAAAGGAGATAGAGATTACAGAGTCTTCACCATTAATAGAAATGGATGTTGTTATGGAGAAGAATATATAG